From a single Metopolophium dirhodum isolate CAU chromosome 6, ASM1992520v1, whole genome shotgun sequence genomic region:
- the LOC132946998 gene encoding uncharacterized protein LOC132946998, whose product MASILDPRYKNMSFESSENIKNRIKQIVRSKMVLLSRNTDVRIPTEKRTALDELLEEEPNNDTDEFSKYMAEFQINHNADPCAWWKDHENIYPTLAVLAKQILCIPASSASSERVFSTAGNILSPKRNRITP is encoded by the coding sequence ATGGCTAGCATACTTGATCCTAGATACAAAAATATGTCATTTGAATCTtccgaaaatattaaaaatcgtattaaaCAAATAGTACGTTCAAAAATGGTTTTGTTAAGCAGAAATACTGATGTACGTATACCTACAGAAAAACGCACAGCACTTGATGAATTACTTGAAGAAGAACCAAATAATGATACTGACGAGTTTTCAAAGTATATGGCggaatttcaaataaatcataatgcAGATCCATGTGCATGGTGGAAAGATCATGAAAACATTTATCCAACGTTAGCCGTATTagctaaacaaatattatgtataccagcATCTTCTGCTTCATCAGAAAGAGTTTTTTCAACAGCCGGTAATATATTATCCCCAAAACGTAATAGAATTACACCATGA
- the LOC132946581 gene encoding uncharacterized protein LOC132946581 has protein sequence MLERLLELRSAVVVIMSDRTLFNSKIAKDQELLEEDWEKIEILVTLLKPLKTATTVLCADQNVTISMVLPIVKSLIVKHYKPNNLDSRFSTLFKETIIHELLTRFSRN, from the exons ATGTTAGAACGATTGTTGGAACTTCGTTCAGCTGTAGTTGTCATTATGTCTGATCGGACACTTTTTAATAGTAAGATCGCGAAAGATCAAGAATTACTAGAAGAAGACTGGGAAAAAATAGAAATACTTGTTACTTTATTGAAACCATTAAAAACAGCAACAACAGTTTTATGTGCTGATCAAAATGTCACTATATCAATG GTTTTACCAATTGTTAAAAGTCTTattgtaaaacattataaaccCAATAATCTAGATAGTAGGTTTTCAACTCTATTCAAAGAGACCATTATTCACGAATTATTAACACGTTTTTCT AGAAATTAG